A region from the Canis aureus isolate CA01 chromosome 8, VMU_Caureus_v.1.0, whole genome shotgun sequence genome encodes:
- the IL32 gene encoding interleukin-32 isoform X1, giving the protein MHLAERRRTPMEILRIQLRRVVDDFCDQNRDQPEGQEQEQLVLMELEISINEALINTVDLHYQSNSEEPALPETLWMELRSRVCRSSVPVLEGEGPEACDPEKSFCDKALRFFLRLLCYLHQKWQLALAWVREVAAGVQTFCRAVEVICSVLQEVLQDFYYGVTQVFRSTMQA; this is encoded by the exons ATGCACTTGGCCGAG AGACGCAGAACTCCCATGGAAATTCTACGTATCCAATTG CGCAGGGTGGTAGACGATTTCTGCGACCAAAATCGAGATCAACCAGAAGGACAAGAACAG GAGCAGTTAGTGCTGATGGAGCTGGAG ATCAGCATCAATGAGGCCTTGATCAACACCGTGGATCTGCACTACCAGAGCAACAGTGAG gaACCTGCCCTTCCTGAGACGCTGTGGATGGAATTGCGCTCCAGAGTCTGCAGATCCTCTGTCCCTGTTCTGGAAGGGGAGGGTCCAGAGGCCTGTGACCCCGAAAAGAGCTTTTGTGACAAAGCCCtgag gtTCTTTCTAAGGCTGCTATGCTACCTGCACCAGAAGTGGCAGTTGGCACTGGCCTGGGTGCGGGAGGTGGCTGCTGGCGTGCAGACCTTTTGCAGGGCGGTGGAGGTCATCTGCAGTGTTCTGCAGGAGGTGTTGCAGGATTTCTACTATGGTGTGACCCAGGTCTTCAGGAGCACCATGCAGGCCTGA
- the IL32 gene encoding interleukin-32 isoform X2, producing MHLAERRVVDDFCDQNRDQPEGQEQEQLVLMELEISINEALINTVDLHYQSNSEEPALPETLWMELRSRVCRSSVPVLEGEGPEACDPEKSFCDKALRFFLRLLCYLHQKWQLALAWVREVAAGVQTFCRAVEVICSVLQEVLQDFYYGVTQVFRSTMQA from the exons ATGCACTTGGCCGAG CGCAGGGTGGTAGACGATTTCTGCGACCAAAATCGAGATCAACCAGAAGGACAAGAACAG GAGCAGTTAGTGCTGATGGAGCTGGAG ATCAGCATCAATGAGGCCTTGATCAACACCGTGGATCTGCACTACCAGAGCAACAGTGAG gaACCTGCCCTTCCTGAGACGCTGTGGATGGAATTGCGCTCCAGAGTCTGCAGATCCTCTGTCCCTGTTCTGGAAGGGGAGGGTCCAGAGGCCTGTGACCCCGAAAAGAGCTTTTGTGACAAAGCCCtgag gtTCTTTCTAAGGCTGCTATGCTACCTGCACCAGAAGTGGCAGTTGGCACTGGCCTGGGTGCGGGAGGTGGCTGCTGGCGTGCAGACCTTTTGCAGGGCGGTGGAGGTCATCTGCAGTGTTCTGCAGGAGGTGTTGCAGGATTTCTACTATGGTGTGACCCAGGTCTTCAGGAGCACCATGCAGGCCTGA
- the ZSCAN10 gene encoding zinc finger and SCAN domain-containing protein 10 isoform X3, which yields MLPVPGGHGPEGVPEPAPRAVPPLAAAGPAYQEADLGAAVPQGPVLWLEENSRDQELAAVLESLTFEDVPAKKAWPTHPLGFENRTPDEEFKEEPKGVAWPIGISTEAGADVPGAAEEPHGQLLGPAPEVSGTGEGGSPPDKSGILEVKVAGSTSRSEPEMKFICTDCGVSFRQLARLEAHQLRSHPSARSFPCQCCGKSFGRSSILKLHMRTHTDERPHACHLCGHRFRQSSHLNKHLQTHTSEPAFLCAECGQGFQRRAHLMQHLLAHAQDRESPRVPEPKPEAREPAIVLCSHCGQTFQRRSSLKRHLRIHAKDKGHQCSECSGSLRPGPERRPYVCGDCGKAFRRSEHLGAHRRVHTGERPFACQVCGRSFSQSSQLVCHQRVHTGEKPYSCPHCGKRFVRRAGLARHLLTHGGPRPHHCTQCGKTFSQTQDLARHRRSHTGEKPCRCSECGEGFSQSAHLARHQRIHTGEKPHACDTCGYRFRNSSNLARHRRSHTGERPYSCPTCGRSFRRNAHLQRHLATHGGAGAEAASRQAEPPQECRECGKSFSRSCNLLRHMLVHTGARPYSCAQCGRSFSRNSHLLRHLRTHARETLY from the exons GAGTCTCTGACCTTTGAAGATGTCCCAGCAAAGAAGGCCTGGCCCACACACCCTCTGG GGTTTGAAAACAGAACCCCAGATGAGGAGTTTAAAGAAGAGCCCAAAGGGGTTGCCTGGCCCATTGGCATCTCAACAGAGGCCGGGGCAGATGTTCCTGGGGCGGCAGAAGAGCCCCACGGTCAGCTGCTGGGGCCGGCCCCTGAAGTGAGTGGCACCGGTGAAGGAGGGTCCCCTCCCGACAAGAGTGGCATTCTGGAAGTCAAAGTGGCGGGGAGCACCTCCAGGTCGGAACCAGAGATGAAATTCATCTGCACGGACTGCGGCGTGAGCTTCCGACAGCTGGCCCGGCTGGAGGCGCACCAGCTGCGGTCTCACCCCAGCGCTCGCTCCTTCCCGTGCCAGTGCTGCGGCAAGAGCTTCGGCCGCAGCTCCATCCTCAAGCTGCACATGCGCACGCACACGGACGAGCGGCCGCACGCCTGCCACCTCTGCGGCCACCGCTTCCGCCAGAGTTCACACCTGAACAAACACCTGCAGACGCACACCTCGGAGCCCGCCTTCCTGTGTGCGGAGTGCGGGCAGGGCTTCCAGCGCCGCGCCCACCTCATGCAGCACCTGCTGGCACACGCCCAGGACCGCGAGTCCCCGCGCGTTCCCGAGCCCAAGCCCGAAGCGCGCGAGCCGGCCATCGTCCTGTGCTCTCACTGTGGCCAAACCTTCCAGCGCCGCTCCAGCCTCAAGCGCCACCTGCGGATCCACGCCAAGGACAAGGGCCACCAGTGCTCTGAGTGCTCGGGCAGCCTGCGCCCTGGCCCCGAGCGCAGGCCCTATGTGTGCGGCGACTGCGGCAAGGCCTTCCGGCGCAGCGAGCACCTGGGGGCCCACCGGCGCGTGCACACGGGCGAGCGGCCCTTCGCCTGCCAGGTCTGCGGCCGCAGCTTCAGCCAGAGCTCGCAGCTGGTCTGCCACCAGCGGGTGCACACGGGCGAGAAGCCCTACAGCTGCCCCCACTGCGGGAAGCGCTTCGTGCGGCGGGCGGGTCTCGCGCGCCACCTCCTGACCCACGGCGGCCCGAGGCCCCACCATTGCACCCAGTGCGGCAAGACCTTCAGCCAGACGCAGGACCTCGCCCGCCACCGGCGCAGCCACACGGGCGAGAAGCCCTGCCGCTGCAGCGAGTGCGGCGAGGGCTTCAGCCAGAGCGCCCACCTGGCGCGCCACCAGCGCATCCACACCGGGGAGAAGCCCCACGCCTGCGACACCTGCGGCTACCGCTTCCGAAACAGCTCCAACCTGGCCCGCCACCGCCGCAGCCACACCGGCGAGCGGCCCTACAGCTGCCCGACTTGCGGCCGCAGCTTCCGGCGCAACGCGCACCTGCAGCGGCACCTGGCCACCCACGGGGGCGCCGGCGCCGAGGCGGCGTCCAGGCAAGCCGAGCCCCCCCAGGAGTGCCGGGAGTGCGGCAAGAGCTTCAGCCGCAGCTGTAATCTGCTGCGCCACATGCTGGTGCACACCGGCGCCAGGCCCTACTCGTGCGCGCAGTGTGGCCGCAGCTTCAGCCGCAACTCCCACCTGCTGCGCCACCTGAGAACCCACGCCCGAGAGACGCTGTACTAG